A window from Bdellovibrionales bacterium encodes these proteins:
- a CDS encoding Smr/MutS family protein: MQDLIALDWIEILEKIRGYATSESAKNKILEIKPLATPDEAQKSFQEIFDAGAVLAEGVRPYMQSLDLFATWFPRLKKRATLKTLEIKDVRSFCLEALALKEALSPLDNMWGSRIRESLMEAEEPLSAIDQILTPGGEIRSDASEKLYNLFREKERLARDVQTNLDRLVKDHQMENNLQDKYVTTREGRWVLPVRGGMQHYVPGVIHGSSQTKQTVFIEPEKVIPMNNRLRQIEVEIEDEIERLLVELSHYLSAKAEDFQNTFTLLEESDIRLAQAQLTSMIKGSPIEFTTEGFELVDVRHPLLQLSGKNVVANTVILNQKKSILLLSGPNAGGKTVLLKGIGLAAQMARCGLPICASESSKVPFFKDILIGIGDAQSVDEELSTFAAHLKILTKAAQMQGANHLILIDEICGSTDPEEGSALARSFIETFSKNNVYAVITSHLGPLKAGWTDQDHVLNGSLEYDPKSGRPTYQFLSGIPGDSLAIQTAKRVGVSKEIVERAIEVLSPTTRARLQGLEQIEQLKADIAILQEHLRSETKKATATKNKYETLLAQFNKEKEDQLAKTLKKAEKKVDEAIGLAKAGDIFERHRNLQDIKYNLPEIVKAKPINTGGIESVEDFAKRYPTGSKVFVPSLNQDGIVQSAPNSKGEVMILSNSIRLQLPWQELRSPGKPQNPTAQLVRKSSSFTVALNEDETVLDLRGKTSEDAIEELEVALDKAVQTREDRLKIIHGHGTEALKKAVRTYLSRSIYVKKWKAGGPDSGGDGITWVELSLD; this comes from the coding sequence ATGCAAGACCTCATCGCTCTTGATTGGATAGAAATTTTAGAAAAGATCCGTGGCTATGCCACGAGTGAATCTGCCAAAAATAAAATTTTGGAGATCAAACCACTTGCAACCCCGGACGAGGCCCAGAAGAGCTTTCAGGAAATCTTTGATGCCGGCGCTGTTCTTGCTGAAGGGGTGCGCCCTTATATGCAGAGCTTGGATCTGTTTGCGACATGGTTTCCGCGCCTTAAAAAACGCGCCACACTCAAAACACTCGAGATCAAAGACGTTCGCAGCTTCTGTCTAGAAGCCCTCGCCTTGAAAGAAGCTCTTTCGCCACTCGACAATATGTGGGGCAGCCGCATCCGCGAAAGCTTGATGGAGGCTGAAGAGCCCCTCTCCGCGATCGACCAGATCTTGACTCCGGGGGGAGAGATCCGCTCTGATGCGAGCGAAAAGCTGTACAATCTTTTCCGCGAGAAAGAACGTCTTGCGCGGGATGTGCAAACAAATCTGGACCGCTTGGTGAAAGATCACCAAATGGAAAACAATCTTCAGGATAAGTACGTCACCACTCGCGAAGGACGCTGGGTTCTTCCGGTCCGCGGCGGCATGCAACACTATGTGCCCGGCGTGATTCACGGCTCTTCACAAACAAAGCAAACTGTTTTCATTGAACCTGAAAAAGTCATTCCGATGAACAACCGTCTTCGCCAGATCGAAGTCGAGATCGAAGACGAGATCGAAAGACTCCTCGTCGAACTTTCACATTATCTTTCAGCCAAAGCCGAAGACTTTCAGAATACTTTTACCTTGCTTGAAGAGTCCGACATCCGCTTAGCGCAGGCGCAATTGACCAGCATGATCAAAGGCTCACCGATTGAATTCACCACCGAAGGTTTTGAACTCGTCGATGTTCGCCACCCGCTTTTGCAACTCTCTGGCAAAAACGTTGTCGCTAATACGGTGATTCTCAATCAGAAAAAATCGATCCTCCTTCTATCTGGCCCGAACGCCGGCGGTAAGACAGTTCTCCTCAAAGGCATTGGCCTCGCCGCACAGATGGCCCGCTGTGGCCTTCCGATCTGTGCCAGCGAAAGCTCCAAAGTGCCGTTCTTTAAAGATATTCTGATCGGCATCGGCGATGCTCAAAGCGTCGATGAAGAGCTCAGTACTTTTGCGGCTCACTTAAAGATCCTCACCAAAGCCGCGCAAATGCAGGGCGCAAACCACCTCATCTTGATCGATGAGATCTGCGGATCGACAGATCCGGAAGAAGGCAGCGCCCTTGCTCGCAGCTTTATCGAAACGTTTTCTAAAAATAATGTCTATGCCGTTATTACTTCGCACTTAGGACCTTTGAAGGCCGGCTGGACCGATCAAGATCACGTTTTAAATGGAAGTCTTGAGTACGATCCTAAATCCGGCCGCCCGACATATCAGTTCTTGTCCGGCATTCCCGGCGATTCGCTCGCGATTCAAACGGCAAAGCGCGTGGGCGTGAGCAAAGAGATCGTCGAACGCGCCATTGAAGTGCTGTCACCGACAACTCGTGCGCGCCTACAAGGTCTTGAACAGATTGAACAGCTCAAAGCCGACATCGCGATTTTACAAGAACATCTGCGCAGCGAAACGAAAAAGGCCACTGCCACTAAAAACAAGTACGAAACCTTGCTGGCACAGTTTAATAAAGAAAAAGAAGACCAGCTCGCAAAGACTCTCAAAAAAGCCGAAAAGAAAGTCGACGAGGCCATCGGCCTTGCGAAAGCCGGCGATATTTTCGAGCGGCACCGCAACCTGCAGGATATCAAGTACAATTTGCCTGAGATCGTCAAAGCAAAACCGATCAACACCGGCGGCATTGAGAGTGTTGAAGACTTTGCCAAACGCTATCCGACGGGATCAAAAGTATTTGTGCCGTCTCTCAATCAGGACGGAATCGTGCAAAGTGCGCCGAACTCAAAAGGCGAAGTGATGATCCTCTCGAACTCAATTCGTCTGCAGCTGCCTTGGCAAGAGCTGCGCTCTCCGGGAAAACCGCAGAATCCGACGGCGCAGTTAGTGCGCAAGAGTTCCTCTTTCACGGTGGCTTTGAACGAAGATGAGACGGTCCTAGATTTGCGCGGAAAAACTTCTGAAGACGCGATCGAGGAGCTCGAAGTGGCTCTGGATAAAGCCGTTCAGACCCGCGAAGACCGCTTGAAAATCATCCATGGTCACGGCACCGAGGCCCTGAAAAAAGCCGTGCGAACCTATCTTTCCCGTAGCATCTACGTGAAAAAGTGGAAAGCCGGGGGTCCGGATTCTGGCGGAGACGGCATTACATGGGTGGAGCTCAGCCTTGATTAG
- a CDS encoding RNA polymerase sigma factor: MAETKETPELTDLVVRVQNGDERACGELIEATQASLYKFCLLLSRNREIAEDLCQETFIKALESISKLQNPATFVGWLYQIAKNLYIDLTRSAAFRKNVSEEEMPEAASGSDLEAVVIVHKVLADFDPEERFLLLLIELGGCSYKEAGEHAGMSEDAVRSKLHRLRQLFMQKYSSNKKS, from the coding sequence ATGGCTGAGACAAAAGAAACCCCCGAACTCACGGACTTGGTGGTGCGGGTACAAAATGGCGATGAGAGAGCCTGTGGTGAGTTGATCGAAGCCACGCAGGCGTCGTTATACAAGTTCTGCCTTTTGCTCAGTCGCAATCGCGAGATTGCTGAAGACCTTTGCCAGGAAACTTTCATCAAAGCCCTCGAGAGTATTTCCAAACTGCAGAATCCGGCAACCTTCGTCGGCTGGCTTTATCAAATCGCTAAAAATTTGTATATTGATCTGACCCGGAGTGCGGCTTTCCGGAAAAATGTCTCCGAAGAGGAAATGCCAGAAGCGGCCTCGGGCTCAGATTTGGAAGCGGTCGTTATTGTTCATAAGGTTTTAGCCGATTTTGACCCGGAAGAGCGCTTTCTATTATTGCTTATTGAGTTAGGTGGCTGCTCCTATAAGGAAGCCGGAGAGCACGCCGGTATGAGCGAGGATGCCGTCAGATCGAAACTCCATCGTCTCCGCCAGCTATTTATGCAGAAATACAGCTCAAATAAAAAGAGTTAA
- a CDS encoding peptidase has product MAKVKAAQSTASKGRSKSRGTKKVTSVKSSPEKEYIIIDETNGLIFENEADLFGYFEQNIRALEEEYQSVRSEEDFTDDEQLGLQDYLESTLDEPDEIWQDTKTFPELPIHHFVRSFEVGDQVFHYVAIAYVTSEESYPSFVFIHFPTKDLRVLQNYQRGDLVYDKKYEYVQDGAIDGDALGEGDPLSMGLYIAMMKVRGEKDIDQSKFRDFADFREDTIENADEIWRKNDLEGNVLVTFIKEYPDHETVKDLTYIVVTQEDDTSNVHSLLFSFPTNDNTLVDRYRQGENLQAEEVVQESSH; this is encoded by the coding sequence ATGGCAAAAGTAAAAGCAGCACAGTCGACAGCAAGTAAAGGCAGATCTAAATCTCGCGGCACCAAAAAAGTGACGTCAGTGAAGTCCAGTCCCGAGAAGGAGTACATCATCATAGACGAAACAAATGGGCTTATCTTTGAGAATGAGGCCGATTTGTTTGGTTACTTTGAACAAAACATCCGCGCCCTCGAAGAGGAGTACCAGTCCGTCCGCTCTGAAGAGGACTTTACCGATGACGAGCAACTGGGGCTTCAAGACTACCTCGAAAGCACCCTGGATGAGCCGGATGAGATTTGGCAAGACACGAAGACCTTCCCGGAGCTGCCGATACATCACTTTGTCCGCTCGTTTGAGGTGGGGGACCAGGTTTTCCATTACGTGGCGATTGCCTATGTGACCTCCGAAGAATCCTACCCGAGCTTTGTGTTTATTCACTTTCCGACCAAAGACCTCCGCGTTCTGCAGAACTATCAACGCGGCGACCTGGTTTATGATAAAAAGTACGAATACGTCCAAGACGGGGCGATCGACGGAGATGCCCTCGGCGAGGGGGACCCGCTCTCGATGGGACTTTACATTGCGATGATGAAAGTGCGCGGAGAAAAGGACATTGATCAATCCAAGTTCCGTGACTTTGCAGATTTCCGCGAAGATACCATCGAAAATGCCGATGAAATCTGGCGCAAGAACGACCTTGAGGGGAATGTGCTTGTGACTTTTATCAAGGAATACCCGGATCATGAAACGGTGAAGGATTTAACCTACATCGTTGTCACCCAAGAGGATGATACAAGCAATGTGCATTCGTTGCTGTTCTCATTCCCTACAAACGACAACACCCTGGTCGATCGTTACCGCCAGGGTGAAAATCTTCAGGCTGAAGAAGTCGTTCAGGAAAGTTCGCACTAG
- a CDS encoding Hsp20 family protein: protein MSVESSKARHNQQADLSDLQSEYAQKKKKYAREQEEQLDDLKDYYNGRKEETREQGEAAINHIRKRQSENVAAAEESRHEINERGQKQLNEMETDYRKKMADTRLKRQAQLDEARTNSRDKINEITENQEQKVQKVREESNKEIQTVKDKYNKELHNTQEFTDKRLAQIKDTNQTAVKNEQEKGRQVQAKLHENLQKEYNFTNETGEKRISERKAIQDTQYNRQENEYDKRFHQQQDQWDAREKGQNEQYQNRIAHSKKAYENQLKDQHERFESVYQKNGEANRESLNIQKGNLLKEQVEMKKKFFKENEKYAGKEDDPFYKLQDRGNRLRENPDFYIIEAYVPHHEKDNIKVTIKDDVASISGKRAFKDQVEEDGRKLSTSNYQTFREEFSFEKPVITEGMTRERNGDYVTFWVPKLNSFDGVRKLSKKV, encoded by the coding sequence ATGTCCGTAGAGTCTTCAAAAGCCCGTCATAACCAACAGGCAGATCTGAGCGATCTTCAATCTGAGTACGCCCAGAAAAAGAAAAAGTATGCGCGTGAGCAAGAAGAACAGCTCGACGATTTGAAAGACTATTACAACGGCCGAAAAGAAGAGACTCGCGAACAGGGCGAAGCTGCCATCAATCATATTCGCAAACGCCAAAGCGAAAACGTCGCCGCGGCTGAAGAAAGCCGTCACGAAATCAATGAACGCGGCCAGAAGCAGCTGAATGAAATGGAAACCGACTATCGTAAAAAGATGGCCGACACCCGCCTGAAACGTCAAGCGCAGCTCGATGAAGCCCGCACGAACAGCCGCGATAAGATCAACGAAATCACTGAGAACCAAGAACAAAAAGTTCAAAAGGTTCGCGAAGAATCCAATAAAGAAATTCAAACTGTTAAAGATAAATACAATAAAGAACTCCACAACACTCAAGAGTTCACCGACAAACGCCTGGCTCAGATTAAAGACACCAACCAAACTGCAGTTAAGAACGAGCAAGAAAAAGGCCGTCAGGTTCAGGCAAAGCTCCACGAGAATTTGCAAAAAGAATATAACTTCACCAACGAAACCGGCGAAAAGCGCATTAGTGAGCGTAAAGCCATTCAAGACACTCAGTACAATCGCCAAGAGAACGAGTACGACAAGCGCTTCCATCAACAACAAGATCAATGGGATGCGCGCGAAAAAGGCCAGAACGAGCAATACCAAAACCGCATTGCTCACAGCAAAAAAGCTTACGAGAACCAACTCAAAGATCAGCACGAGCGCTTTGAATCGGTTTACCAAAAAAATGGTGAAGCCAACCGCGAATCTTTGAATATTCAAAAAGGCAATCTGCTTAAAGAACAAGTTGAGATGAAAAAGAAGTTCTTTAAAGAAAACGAAAAGTACGCCGGCAAAGAAGATGATCCGTTCTACAAACTTCAGGATCGTGGCAACCGCCTGCGCGAAAATCCGGATTTTTATATTATTGAAGCCTATGTTCCGCACCACGAAAAAGACAATATCAAAGTCACCATCAAGGACGATGTCGCTTCGATCTCAGGCAAGCGCGCTTTCAAAGATCAAGTGGAAGAAGACGGACGCAAGCTTTCAACCAGCAATTATCAAACATTCCGTGAAGAATTCAGCTTTGAAAAGCCTGTCATCACCGAGGGCATGACCCGAGAACGCAATGGCGACTATGTGACATTCTGGGTGCCAAAACTGAATAGCTTTGACGGAGTTCGTAAACTCAGCAAAAAAGTTTAG
- a CDS encoding SDR family oxidoreductase, with translation MTPTSWNLENKNALVCGASQGIGEATAKLLAERGARIVALARSEDKLAELIKNLPGKGHKYFVIDFADTAKLQSEIAPLVAKENIQILINNAVGPKGGLLSDTKPEEFDAPMRVHLLASHILTQACLPAMKTAGYGRIVNIISTSVKTPIPNLGVSNTVRGAMANWSKTLAGELAAFNITVNNILPGYIRTGRFNSLVEASAQQRKASTEEIENQWQETIPMKRIGEPLEVAEAIAFLSSPAASYITGINVPVDGGRTPSL, from the coding sequence ATGACACCAACCTCATGGAATCTCGAAAATAAAAATGCATTAGTCTGTGGCGCTTCTCAAGGTATCGGAGAAGCCACGGCAAAACTTCTTGCGGAGCGCGGCGCACGCATCGTGGCTCTCGCACGCAGCGAAGACAAACTTGCAGAGTTGATTAAAAACCTTCCTGGCAAAGGCCATAAGTACTTTGTGATTGATTTCGCCGACACTGCAAAGCTGCAGTCCGAAATCGCGCCGCTCGTTGCAAAAGAAAATATTCAGATTCTCATCAACAACGCCGTGGGCCCCAAAGGCGGCCTGCTGTCAGATACCAAGCCGGAAGAATTCGATGCGCCGATGCGTGTGCACCTCTTGGCATCGCACATTCTGACTCAAGCTTGTTTACCGGCAATGAAGACCGCGGGCTATGGCCGCATTGTCAACATCATCTCTACCTCTGTAAAAACGCCGATTCCAAATCTCGGAGTTTCCAACACGGTTCGCGGCGCGATGGCCAATTGGTCTAAGACTCTTGCTGGCGAACTCGCGGCTTTCAATATCACGGTTAATAATATTTTACCTGGCTACATCCGCACAGGACGTTTTAATTCCCTCGTCGAAGCATCGGCTCAACAAAGAAAGGCCTCGACCGAAGAGATTGAAAATCAATGGCAAGAGACGATCCCGATGAAAAGAATCGGCGAACCTCTAGAAGTTGCCGAGGCCATTGCTTTCCTCAGCAGTCCTGCGGCATCCTATATTACAGGGATCAATGTTCCAGTGGATGGCGGACGAACGCCTTCTTTGTAG